One window of the Clostridia bacterium genome contains the following:
- a CDS encoding alpha-L-arabinofuranosidase C-terminal domain-containing protein, translating into MKKCFLMIVLCFAVFSFSFSFLINNKVYASSADLVVDLNQREGASGTGIHDVSSTLYGIFFEDINHGADGGMSAEMINNQSFEYKYINFAKNQLVDDNQKFWYIENPKYATKTLSISGGMSTNNPSYLKIETKTKGYKIYNVGFIGDDFDGNNNINDDDYAICIDAQREYEFYFYARQDANAYIGDIVVYVQTKDGEIITTLAKFSFNNSSSKQWTKYTARIKGLKSLAGALYVDFQGKGTINVDFFSLMPVNAYGMNDPRWTGGKIKQEIIDIFAQMKPKFLRFPGGCVAEGTVSWENVYNWKHTVGKLTDRIGTPNLWEYWQSYNIGFYEYFLLCEDLNMKAMPVVSAGLICQARMGETGALIYKYDDPEFKTEVVDQTLHLIYFAKGSVNSNDPAEKYWAQVRTDMGHPEPFELDYISLGNENWGSVYWDNFAAAKRELENYAYDYYKNNPTDMLKKWGITLVTTSGTDVWGSNYYNAWRIINGSSPQEVTEFGLYKDLIVDEHYYNSPSWYISNKNRYDTYSRDGAKVFVGEYSANSGGARVNTLEGALAEAAFMTGLEKNSDIVVMASYAPFFGKEGNYNWATNAIWLNNRNIVLTPNYFVQQMFSEYVGDKYIPAQLNLSNVAQSITQDTKNKQIIIKLVNYGNAEHTVNIDFSSVSDIRGYYFGKTMQNDNNKAVNKLADAYEGEAQYTVMPQSIDKTQFSNKKATINLKKYSVSVLVFPYGNEGTDSTLSSLKILGKSYDVSSGTDFTVNLKDGASIPRVFALPTDQRAKVEIDYADSVNDTTKITVTAEDGTTTVYTINYRVNGKSKNQNNLAIIIGLSVGCGVLVAGGAVVTLLVLKKKKKII; encoded by the coding sequence ATGAAAAAATGTTTTTTGATGATAGTTTTATGTTTTGCGGTATTTTCGTTTTCGTTTTCATTTTTAATCAATAATAAAGTTTACGCTAGTTCTGCTGATTTAGTGGTGGATCTTAATCAGCGGGAGGGTGCAAGCGGTACAGGCATTCACGATGTAAGTTCAACCTTGTACGGCATTTTCTTTGAAGACATTAATCACGGTGCTGACGGCGGCATGAGCGCCGAGATGATTAATAATCAATCTTTTGAGTATAAGTATATTAATTTTGCAAAGAACCAGCTTGTAGATGATAATCAGAAATTCTGGTATATAGAAAATCCAAAGTATGCCACTAAGACATTATCTATTAGCGGCGGAATGTCCACCAACAATCCCAGTTATCTAAAAATTGAGACAAAAACAAAGGGCTATAAAATATATAATGTCGGCTTTATTGGCGATGATTTTGACGGAAACAACAATATCAATGATGACGATTACGCTATATGCATAGATGCCCAAAGAGAATATGAGTTTTATTTTTATGCGCGTCAGGATGCAAATGCCTACATAGGAGATATTGTTGTTTATGTTCAGACCAAAGACGGCGAGATAATCACGACCTTGGCCAAATTTTCTTTTAATAATTCAAGTTCAAAACAATGGACAAAATATACTGCACGCATTAAGGGGCTAAAATCCTTAGCGGGTGCGCTTTATGTGGATTTTCAGGGCAAAGGAACAATCAATGTTGATTTCTTTAGCCTTATGCCTGTTAATGCTTATGGAATGAATGATCCCAGATGGACAGGTGGCAAAATTAAGCAAGAAATAATTGATATCTTTGCACAGATGAAACCCAAATTTTTGCGCTTTCCAGGAGGATGTGTTGCTGAAGGTACGGTATCATGGGAAAATGTTTACAACTGGAAACATACTGTAGGAAAACTCACTGACCGTATTGGAACGCCTAATCTATGGGAATATTGGCAAAGTTATAATATTGGATTTTATGAATATTTCCTGTTGTGCGAAGACCTTAATATGAAGGCAATGCCCGTAGTATCTGCTGGACTTATTTGTCAGGCAAGAATGGGCGAAACCGGCGCTTTGATTTACAAATATGATGACCCTGAGTTTAAAACAGAAGTAGTCGATCAGACTTTGCATTTGATTTATTTTGCCAAGGGCAGTGTAAATTCTAATGATCCTGCTGAAAAGTATTGGGCTCAAGTGCGTACAGATATGGGACATCCGGAGCCTTTTGAGTTGGATTATATATCTTTGGGTAATGAAAACTGGGGAAGCGTATATTGGGATAACTTCGCGGCAGCAAAACGCGAGCTTGAAAATTATGCTTACGACTATTATAAAAACAATCCCACCGATATGCTCAAAAAATGGGGAATAACCTTAGTAACCACTTCGGGTACAGATGTTTGGGGGTCAAATTATTATAACGCATGGCGCATAATCAACGGCAGCAGCCCGCAAGAAGTTACCGAGTTTGGACTTTATAAAGACCTTATAGTAGACGAACATTATTATAACAGTCCAAGCTGGTATATCAGCAATAAAAACAGGTATGACACTTACAGCAGAGACGGTGCTAAGGTCTTCGTAGGTGAGTATTCAGCCAATAGCGGCGGTGCAAGAGTCAATACTTTGGAAGGCGCTTTGGCGGAAGCCGCATTTATGACAGGATTGGAAAAAAACAGCGACATAGTGGTTATGGCAAGTTATGCTCCGTTTTTTGGAAAAGAAGGCAATTATAACTGGGCTACAAACGCGATCTGGCTTAATAATAGAAACATTGTATTGACTCCAAATTATTTTGTCCAGCAGATGTTCAGCGAATATGTAGGCGACAAATATATTCCTGCACAGCTTAATTTATCCAATGTCGCCCAAAGCATCACTCAAGACACTAAGAATAAGCAGATCATTATCAAACTTGTCAATTATGGAAATGCTGAGCATACAGTCAATATAGATTTTAGTTCTGTTTCTGATATAAGAGGCTATTATTTTGGCAAGACCATGCAAAATGACAATAACAAAGCGGTAAACAAGCTTGCAGACGCATACGAAGGCGAGGCTCAATATACCGTAATGCCTCAAAGTATAGATAAAACGCAATTTTCTAATAAAAAAGCAACCATAAATTTAAAGAAATATTCAGTTTCTGTTTTGGTTTTCCCTTATGGCAATGAAGGTACTGACAGCACATTAAGCAGTCTGAAAATTCTAGGCAAGTCCTATGATGTGTCAAGCGGAACTGATTTTACTGTCAATCTTAAAGACGGCGCAAGCATTCCTAGAGTTTTTGCTTTGCCAACAGACCAAAGGGCCAAAGTAGAAATCGATTATGCCGATTCAGTTAATGACACAACCAAGATTACAGTTACGGCAGAAGATGGCACTACTACTGTATATACCATAAATTATCGCGTAAATGGTAAATCAAAAAATCAAAATAATTTGGCAATTATTATTGGGCTTAGTGTGGGTTGCGGTGTTTTGGTAGCAGGTGGTGCAGTCGTTACTTTGCTTGTATTAAAAAAGAAAAAGAAAATTATTTAG
- the rpmF gene encoding 50S ribosomal protein L32 has product MAVPKRKTSKQRANTRFANWKAEVPNLNECPQCHEFKLAHRVCKACGYYDGQKVVEVNKAKEK; this is encoded by the coding sequence ATGGCAGTACCCAAGAGAAAAACATCAAAACAAAGAGCTAATACCAGATTTGCTAACTGGAAGGCGGAGGTGCCTAATTTGAACGAATGCCCTCAATGTCACGAATTCAAACTTGCACACCGCGTATGTAAGGCTTGCGGATATTATGACGGACAAAAGGTTGTAGAAGTTAACAAGGCTAAAGAGAAGTAA
- a CDS encoding DUF177 domain-containing protein — protein MIINIPANSKDQISFAFEEKAEPFLPDYVHPDRPIKITGELDRISGGWRASGIIEYGFEYKCDLCAKDCEYSNSIDFDEAFLVDNNEDQYHFDGNKIDLTQLVIDALMLSLPSRLLCKPDCKGLCPVCGTDRNYNQCDCKIDEVRNNPFDILKDIGGEK, from the coding sequence ATGATTATAAATATTCCTGCCAACTCAAAAGACCAGATTTCTTTTGCTTTTGAGGAAAAGGCGGAACCGTTTCTTCCCGATTATGTCCATCCTGATCGTCCGATAAAGATAACCGGCGAACTTGATAGGATAAGCGGGGGCTGGAGAGCATCAGGCATTATAGAATACGGCTTTGAATACAAATGCGACCTTTGTGCAAAAGATTGTGAGTATTCAAATAGTATTGATTTTGATGAAGCTTTTTTAGTTGACAATAACGAGGATCAATACCATTTTGATGGAAACAAGATTGATTTGACTCAGTTGGTGATTGATGCTTTGATGTTAAGTTTGCCGTCTAGACTTTTGTGCAAACCGGATTGCAAAGGATTGTGTCCCGTTTGCGGAACGGATAGAAATTATAATCAATGCGACTGCAAGATTGACGAAGTCAGAAATAATCCATTCGATATATTAAAGGACATTGGAGGTGAAAAGTAA
- a CDS encoding acetate kinase encodes MNILVVNAGSSSLKYQLIDMNTEGVIAKGTCERIGLNGSILKATGKDGTDFSIQKPMPNHIVAVKLMLDALVDPQYGVIKDVKEIDAVGHRVVHSGEDFNSSVLIDEKVLETCRKNSDLAPLHVPANIMGIEACREVMPTTPMAAVFDTAFHSTMPPYAYMYAIPYEAYKDWKIRKYGFHGTSHKYVSQVAAEYLKKDIKDLKIITCHLGNGASVTAVQNGKSVDTSMGFTPLEGLAMGTRCGDIDPAVIEYIIGKTDWTVYEVLNYLNKQSGVWGLSGVSSDFRDLTKAMYEGNKRAELAIDVFSYRVKKYIGAYAAAMGGVDVIVFTAGIGEHTPEVRERVVKGLEFLGIDFDNELNYNVVRGKLTELSKPSSKIKVLLVPTNEELVIARETKALIEK; translated from the coding sequence ATGAACATTTTGGTAGTTAATGCAGGCAGCAGTTCGCTAAAATATCAGCTTATTGATATGAATACCGAAGGAGTTATTGCCAAGGGTACATGTGAAAGAATAGGACTTAACGGCTCAATTTTAAAAGCGACAGGAAAAGACGGCACTGACTTTTCTATTCAAAAGCCTATGCCCAATCATATTGTAGCAGTTAAGCTTATGCTTGATGCTTTGGTAGACCCTCAATATGGTGTTATAAAAGATGTTAAAGAAATAGATGCAGTAGGTCACAGAGTAGTGCATAGCGGAGAGGACTTCAACAGTTCGGTTTTGATAGACGAAAAAGTACTTGAAACCTGCCGCAAGAACAGCGATCTTGCGCCTTTGCATGTTCCCGCCAACATTATGGGAATAGAAGCTTGCCGTGAGGTTATGCCTACTACGCCTATGGCGGCGGTATTTGATACAGCATTTCATTCTACAATGCCGCCTTATGCTTATATGTATGCAATACCTTACGAAGCATATAAGGATTGGAAGATAAGAAAATACGGCTTCCACGGAACATCGCACAAATATGTTTCTCAAGTAGCCGCAGAATATTTGAAAAAAGATATAAAAGATCTAAAGATTATAACCTGCCACTTGGGCAACGGTGCATCAGTTACCGCAGTCCAAAACGGAAAGTCTGTTGATACTTCTATGGGCTTTACGCCTTTGGAAGGACTTGCTATGGGAACACGCTGCGGAGATATCGATCCTGCAGTTATCGAATATATAATAGGTAAAACAGACTGGACCGTATATGAAGTGCTTAATTATCTCAACAAACAAAGCGGTGTTTGGGGATTGAGCGGAGTAAGCAGCGACTTTAGAGATTTGACCAAAGCGATGTACGAAGGCAACAAAAGAGCCGAGCTTGCAATAGATGTATTTAGCTACAGAGTAAAAAAATATATAGGAGCTTATGCTGCTGCAATGGGCGGTGTGGATGTGATTGTGTTTACCGCAGGAATAGGCGAGCATACGCCTGAAGTAAGAGAGCGTGTAGTTAAGGGACTGGAATTCTTAGGCATAGATTTTGACAACGAACTCAATTACAATGTCGTACGCGGAAAACTAACCGAACTAAGCAAACCGTCATCCAAGATAAAAGTATTGCTTGTTCCTACCAATGAAGAATTAGTTATCGCTAGAGAAACTAAGGCTTTAATAGAAAAATAA
- the pta gene encoding phosphate acetyltransferase gives MSRLLDEIRERAKKANKKIILAEGEEPRIIEAAKIIAKEKIARVVLTGDYDEIKKKGGDLTGIEIIDPKTDPNREKYTNLLYELRKNKGMTLEKAQELVLDPLYYSVLAVKADDADGMVAGAIHATGDTLRPALQIIKAAPGINTISSFFLMVIEGSKYGYNGAFLFADCGLNPNPDADQLAEIAVTSAKSAAVLTGMDPHVAMLSFSTKGSAKHELVDKVVLATQKAKELDPNLKVDGELQGDAALVESVAKLKSPDSPVAGKANVLIFPDLNAGNISYKLVQRLAGAEAIGPICQGFNKPVNDLSRGCTAEDVVSAVAITAVQATLNN, from the coding sequence ATGTCTAGACTGTTAGATGAAATTCGCGAAAGAGCGAAAAAGGCGAACAAAAAGATTATACTAGCTGAAGGCGAAGAACCTAGAATTATTGAAGCTGCTAAGATAATAGCAAAAGAAAAAATTGCCAGAGTTGTTTTGACCGGCGACTATGACGAAATAAAAAAGAAAGGCGGAGATTTGACCGGAATCGAAATAATCGATCCCAAAACAGATCCCAACCGTGAAAAGTACACTAATCTTTTATACGAATTAAGAAAAAACAAGGGAATGACACTTGAAAAAGCGCAAGAACTGGTTTTGGATCCTTTGTATTATTCGGTTTTGGCTGTAAAAGCTGATGATGCTGACGGTATGGTAGCAGGCGCTATTCACGCAACAGGCGATACTTTAAGACCTGCATTGCAGATAATAAAAGCAGCTCCTGGAATCAATACAATATCCAGCTTTTTCTTGATGGTAATAGAAGGTTCAAAATACGGATACAACGGAGCATTTTTATTTGCTGACTGCGGACTCAACCCCAATCCTGATGCGGATCAATTGGCAGAGATTGCAGTAACCAGCGCAAAGAGTGCTGCAGTACTTACAGGCATGGATCCTCATGTGGCTATGCTTTCATTCTCAACCAAGGGCAGCGCTAAGCACGAGCTTGTTGACAAGGTGGTTTTGGCTACACAAAAAGCAAAAGAACTTGATCCTAATCTAAAAGTTGATGGAGAATTGCAGGGCGATGCCGCTTTGGTAGAAAGCGTTGCAAAATTAAAGAGCCCCGACAGCCCTGTAGCAGGCAAAGCAAATGTGCTTATATTCCCTGATCTTAATGCAGGCAATATTTCATATAAGCTGGTACAAAGACTTGCAGGTGCAGAGGCGATAGGACCTATATGCCAAGGCTTCAACAAACCTGTAAACGACTTGTCAAGAGGCTGTACTGCAGAAGATGTAGTAAGCGCAGTAGCAATAACAGCAGTTCAGGCAACACTTAACAATTAA
- a CDS encoding nucleotidyltransferase, with the protein MKLAAIICEYNPLHNGHIEHIRYTKEALACDNLICVMSGNFVQRGEPAILDKYTRTLAALTVGADMVIELPTIFAVSGADIFADGAVRIINSIKDMRVLSFGSESGKLSELIDAAMNLKTESPEYKKAVKESLDKGASYPKARSTAAREVFGQDFESLISEPNNILAIEYIKALIRYNSMVAPATLKRLGSGYNETQLKGVFDSATAIRTAVKNGSWDSISSVPDDLKTLYKDNYYDFSAMLQALSDICIFDIISSSPKQLKSIFDFTEGIENRIKDKVQKYHTLEDLAANIKTKRYTLARLKRMLLYPALKITKDLINNAKKCPPYINVLGIKKDKKELLSRLPANTITRKKDIEKISDPFTLEMLNVNILADDLYCQITKRKKGMFLGQGMIVY; encoded by the coding sequence ATGAAACTTGCGGCTATTATTTGTGAATACAATCCACTTCATAATGGGCACATAGAACATATACGCTACACAAAAGAAGCTCTAGCTTGCGATAACCTGATATGCGTTATGAGCGGCAATTTTGTTCAGCGCGGCGAACCAGCTATCTTGGACAAATACACAAGAACGCTTGCAGCACTTACAGTCGGAGCCGACATGGTTATCGAACTGCCTACTATATTTGCTGTTTCGGGCGCAGACATCTTTGCCGACGGAGCTGTCAGAATAATCAATTCCATAAAAGATATGCGCGTGCTGTCTTTTGGAAGCGAAAGTGGAAAATTATCAGAATTAATAGACGCGGCAATGAATCTAAAAACAGAGAGCCCGGAATACAAAAAAGCAGTAAAAGAAAGTCTAGACAAAGGCGCAAGTTATCCAAAAGCTAGATCTACTGCAGCAAGAGAAGTATTCGGTCAAGACTTTGAATCGCTTATAAGCGAACCAAACAATATCCTTGCGATAGAATATATAAAAGCGCTGATAAGATATAACAGCATGGTCGCTCCCGCCACTCTAAAAAGGCTGGGAAGCGGTTATAATGAAACTCAATTAAAGGGCGTTTTTGATTCGGCTACCGCGATACGTACAGCCGTAAAAAACGGTTCTTGGGACAGTATAAGCTCTGTGCCTGACGATTTAAAGACACTATATAAAGATAATTATTATGACTTTTCCGCTATGCTGCAGGCGTTGTCCGATATCTGTATTTTTGATATTATTTCGTCTTCGCCCAAACAGCTCAAGAGTATCTTCGATTTTACCGAAGGCATAGAAAACCGCATTAAAGACAAAGTTCAAAAATATCATACGCTTGAAGATTTGGCGGCCAATATCAAGACCAAAAGATATACTCTCGCCAGACTAAAAAGAATGCTGCTTTATCCTGCGTTAAAAATAACCAAAGATTTGATTAACAACGCAAAAAAATGCCCCCCGTATATCAATGTGCTTGGCATAAAAAAGGACAAAAAAGAACTGCTTTCAAGACTGCCGGCTAACACAATCACTAGAAAAAAAGATATAGAAAAAATAAGCGATCCTTTTACCCTAGAAATGCTTAATGTCAATATCTTGGCCGATGACTTATACTGCCAGATAACCAAAAGAAAAAAGGGAATGTTTTTGGGACAAGGAATGATAGTGTATTAG
- the rpsU gene encoding 30S ribosomal protein S21 codes for MSTVKVNEKESIDDAIKRWKRKCQKDNIMGDLRKKEHYEKPSVRRKKKMEAAKKRKPNKN; via the coding sequence ATGTCAACTGTCAAGGTAAATGAAAAAGAGTCTATTGATGACGCTATCAAACGCTGGAAAAGAAAATGTCAAAAAGACAATATTATGGGCGACCTTCGTAAAAAGGAACACTATGAAAAACCCAGTGTTCGCCGCAAGAAAAAAATGGAAGCCGCAAAAAAGCGTAAACCCAATAAAAACTAA
- a CDS encoding histidine triad nucleotide-binding protein yields MDCIFCKIIKGEIPSKKHYEDDKMIIFEDISPKAKLHYLAVPKHHYALIDEMNSQDKEDIGYILSKIAELKNTLGLSDGYRLIINQGESAGQTVHHLHIHIMGGQSLGWPDFRE; encoded by the coding sequence ATGGATTGTATTTTTTGTAAGATAATAAAAGGCGAGATTCCGTCCAAAAAACATTATGAAGACGACAAAATGATAATTTTTGAAGATATTTCGCCTAAAGCAAAACTTCATTATCTAGCCGTACCCAAACATCATTATGCATTGATAGATGAAATGAACAGTCAGGACAAGGAAGATATAGGCTATATCTTAAGTAAGATCGCAGAACTCAAAAACACTCTTGGATTGTCTGACGGTTATAGACTTATAATCAATCAGGGCGAGAGTGCAGGTCAAACTGTGCATCATCTTCATATTCATATTATGGGCGGTCAAAGTTTGGGCTGGCCTGACTTTAGAGAATAA
- the mtaB gene encoding tRNA (N(6)-L-threonylcarbamoyladenosine(37)-C(2))-methylthiotransferase MtaB: MKAVVHTLGCKTNQYESGAVLKKLIEHGYEVTENFEDNADLYIINTCAVTAEAERKSRQAARHANTLSPNADIIIMGCAAQNAAKSFLDLPNVVAAGGISGKVNIIERYLNGERKFFDVSVSKNYEDQSPIRSRTRSYIKAQDGCDKFCSYCIVPYLRGRSRSRSIDSILKEIQECQSKEIVLGGIDLSDYKYEGLTFVDLVRRVGKTGARVRISSLGVKAVTTELLEAMKEGNYCPHFHLSIQSGSNEVLKNMNRQYNSQDIIDACKLIKQYYPRAAITSDIIAGFPMETDENHRQTLDTLEKAGLTYMHIFPYSVRAGTRAAKMPQVEKTVKRARVHDLEILREKLFDAFLKSEYGKTGEVITEQEENGYITGHTENYIKVYLPLDTQKDSLLKVKIGQRMRDGVQGILI; encoded by the coding sequence TTGAAAGCAGTAGTTCATACATTAGGATGTAAAACCAATCAATACGAATCAGGCGCTGTCTTGAAAAAACTCATAGAACACGGTTATGAAGTGACAGAGAATTTTGAAGACAATGCCGATCTATATATAATCAATACATGCGCGGTTACAGCCGAAGCGGAAAGAAAATCTAGGCAGGCCGCAAGACATGCCAACACATTGTCGCCTAACGCGGACATTATTATCATGGGCTGTGCCGCCCAAAACGCAGCCAAGAGTTTTTTGGATTTGCCCAATGTGGTGGCGGCAGGCGGAATAAGCGGCAAGGTTAATATAATTGAGCGTTATCTTAACGGCGAAAGAAAATTTTTTGATGTCAGCGTAAGCAAAAACTACGAAGACCAATCTCCGATCAGAAGCCGAACAAGAAGCTATATAAAAGCCCAAGACGGCTGCGATAAATTTTGCTCTTATTGCATAGTGCCTTATTTGAGAGGAAGAAGCCGTTCTAGAAGCATTGATTCTATTTTGAAAGAAATTCAGGAATGCCAGTCAAAAGAAATTGTTCTTGGCGGAATAGACTTGTCGGATTATAAGTACGAAGGGCTTACATTTGTGGATCTGGTCAGACGCGTAGGCAAGACAGGCGCAAGAGTGCGTATTAGTTCTCTGGGTGTAAAAGCGGTAACGACTGAGTTGCTGGAAGCAATGAAAGAAGGCAATTATTGCCCGCATTTTCATCTGTCTATCCAAAGCGGCAGCAACGAGGTTTTGAAGAATATGAACAGGCAGTATAATTCTCAAGACATTATAGATGCCTGCAAGTTGATTAAGCAATATTATCCTAGAGCCGCAATAACTTCGGATATAATAGCGGGCTTTCCCATGGAAACGGATGAAAACCACCGTCAGACTTTGGATACATTAGAAAAAGCGGGTTTGACATATATGCATATTTTCCCGTATTCGGTGCGCGCAGGCACACGCGCCGCCAAGATGCCACAAGTTGAAAAGACGGTAAAAAGAGCAAGAGTGCATGACCTTGAGATTTTGCGTGAAAAGCTGTTTGACGCGTTTTTAAAAAGCGAATACGGAAAAACAGGCGAGGTCATAACCGAACAGGAAGAAAACGGATATATTACTGGACACACTGAAAATTATATTAAGGTTTATCTGCCCCTAGATACCCAAAAAGACAGCCTGCTAAAAGTTAAAATCGGTCAAAGAATGCGTGACGGTGTACAAGGAATTCTGATATAA
- a CDS encoding RsmE family RNA methyltransferase, whose protein sequence is MAKRFFTSYTPDDIIYLKDEEYHHLVNVMRAQIGEQITVCFNDGIDNICEIISLNKNHAQLKVLERKNNTAEASISVTLFQAVPKGDKLELICQKSTELGVKKIVPFLSSFTQVKAVSVKTDRLKKIAIEAAKQCGRAVTPEIEEVKTFPQVVEMLKDYDYVLMPYELETGTDIKTALNKTTDKKNIAIIIGSEGGFCESEVNQTKSLGADIVTLGKRILRAETAAISVMSIIMYHFEQMKAGE, encoded by the coding sequence ATGGCAAAACGGTTTTTTACATCTTATACACCTGATGACATTATTTATCTAAAAGATGAAGAATATCATCATCTTGTCAATGTAATGCGCGCTCAAATAGGCGAGCAGATAACCGTTTGCTTTAATGACGGAATAGATAATATTTGCGAGATAATAAGTCTGAACAAAAATCATGCGCAGTTGAAGGTTTTGGAACGAAAAAATAACACAGCCGAAGCAAGCATATCAGTAACGCTTTTTCAGGCAGTTCCAAAAGGCGACAAGCTTGAGTTGATTTGTCAAAAAAGCACCGAGCTTGGCGTAAAAAAAATCGTACCGTTTTTGTCCAGCTTTACCCAAGTAAAAGCAGTCAGCGTAAAAACGGACAGACTCAAAAAAATCGCAATTGAAGCGGCAAAACAATGCGGCAGAGCGGTTACGCCCGAAATTGAAGAAGTCAAGACATTTCCCCAAGTAGTCGAGATGCTGAAAGATTATGATTATGTCCTGATGCCCTACGAATTGGAAACAGGCACGGATATAAAAACAGCATTAAATAAGACCACAGACAAAAAAAATATAGCAATTATCATAGGTTCTGAAGGCGGATTTTGCGAGTCTGAAGTAAATCAGACAAAATCTTTGGGTGCTGATATTGTAACTTTGGGAAAAAGAATTTTGCGTGCCGAAACAGCGGCGATCAGCGTAATGTCAATAATAATGTATCATTTTGAACAGATGAAGGCAGGAGAATAA
- the prmA gene encoding 50S ribosomal protein L11 methyltransferase: MQYKELTITCSHKYSDIVSAILSDGAYEGVAVWDKQDYIELQEAGMWDYSDIDIRNAPKEVYVRAYFYPDSDLSAFLDELDYLKTINDDFDYKAEIELKDDITYRDEWKKYFLPIELEKIAIVPEWIKDFHTDKPIVFINPSMAFGTGTHQTTRMCLEAMQNVDLDSKTVLDVGCGSGILGIAALKLGAKYAVLIDTDESAVKVTKDNLALNNISAYQADAIWGTLEKAKDKADIILANITAGILVSLKDLFYQYLNENGILILSGIIDSYTKDIENAFQNFSLISHVSMDCWHCYMYKKG, translated from the coding sequence ATGCAATACAAAGAACTTACTATTACTTGTTCACATAAGTATTCAGACATTGTGTCGGCTATTTTGTCTGACGGAGCATATGAAGGCGTAGCCGTATGGGATAAACAGGATTATATAGAACTCCAAGAAGCCGGAATGTGGGATTATTCTGATATTGATATCCGGAACGCACCCAAAGAGGTGTATGTAAGAGCGTATTTTTATCCAGACAGCGATTTGAGCGCTTTTTTGGATGAACTTGATTATCTGAAAACTATAAATGACGATTTTGACTATAAAGCAGAAATAGAACTAAAAGACGATATAACGTATCGTGATGAATGGAAAAAATACTTTTTGCCTATTGAGCTAGAAAAGATAGCCATAGTACCCGAATGGATTAAGGACTTTCATACAGACAAGCCCATAGTGTTTATCAATCCGTCAATGGCTTTCGGAACAGGTACGCACCAGACTACAAGAATGTGTCTTGAAGCAATGCAAAATGTGGATTTAGACTCAAAAACTGTTTTGGATGTGGGCTGCGGAAGCGGAATTTTGGGAATAGCCGCCCTAAAACTTGGCGCAAAATATGCAGTGCTTATAGACACAGATGAAAGCGCGGTTAAGGTTACAAAAGATAACCTTGCCTTAAACAATATCTCAGCATACCAAGCGGATGCAATATGGGGAACGCTGGAAAAGGCAAAAGATAAGGCGGATATAATATTGGCCAATATCACCGCAGGCATATTGGTAAGTTTGAAAGATTTGTTTTATCAATATCTTAACGAAAACGGCATATTGATTTTGAGCGGAATAATAGACAGCTATACCAAAGACATAGAAAACGCATTCCAAAACTTTTCACTTATATCTCATGTTTCTATGGATTGCTGGCATTGTTATATGTACAAAAAAGGATAA